The genomic window AGCCGGACGACGAGCCGCCGGTGATGCGGTCCTTCGCGGCACCGTTGATCGGTGCACCGAAGTGCGCGTTGTTGCCGTTCATCGAAAACGCGAGTTCATCTGTCACGGTCTTGCCGACGAAGCGTGCACCGGCATCGAGCAGTTTCTGCACCGACGGCGCAGTGCGCGTCTTGATGCCGGACATCGCCAGCACGATCGGACTGCCGCCGCCGGTCGGATAGCCGGCCACGTCGTACAGGTCTTTGACCGCGAAGCTGAGATCGGCGAGCGGGCCGGTGGCTGCGCGCGGTACGGCGACATCGGGATAGGGAACGAAGGCGTGGGCAGGGTCGTGCAGTGGCATGGTCTAGTCTCCTTTGGAAATCACACGGCAACAGGCGCAACAGGCGCAATCGCCGCCGCCCGATCCGTGTGGATGCACCGCGCATGATGCCCCGGTGCGACTTCGATCGACGGCGGCTGCGCGGTGCGGCAGGCATCGGTCGCCAGCGCACAGCGCGCGGCGAACGCGCAGCCGGGTGGCAAATCGGACAGGTCGGGCGGCGCACCGCCGATCGTCTCCAGCCTCACGCCCCGCGCCATCGCACCTTCGGCGCGGCTCTTCAGCAACGCGATCGTGTACGGATGCCGGGGCGTCAGGATGAGGTCGCGTGCAGTGCCTTCTTCGACGATGCGGCCGGCATACATCACCGCGATGCGGTCGGCCACTTCGACCGCCGCGCCGATGTCGTGCGTGACGAAGATGACCGACAGGCCCAGGTCGCGCTGCAGGTCGCGCAACAGCAAAAGAATCTGGATTTGCACCGTGGCATCGAGTGCGGTGGTGGGCTCGTCGGCCAGCAGCACCTTCGGGTTGCAGGCGAGCGCCAGCGCGATCATCGCGCGCTGGCGCATACCGCCGGACATCTCGTGCGGGTAGGCCGAGAGGCGCCGTTGCGGACTCGGGATGCGCACCTTCTCGAACAGCGCCAGCGCACGTGCCGCCGCTTCGGACCGGCTCGCACCGGCGTGTCGGCGAATCGTTTCGATGATCTGCGCACCGACCGTGTAGACCGGGTCGAGCGCGAGCAACGGCTCCTGGAAGATCATCGCGACTTCTTTGCCGCGCATGTCCGACAGCGCGCGTGGGCTCATGCCGAGCACGTCTTGCCCGTTGACTTCGAGCTTGCCGGTGATGCGTGTGCTGCGCTCGTTGTGCAGCCGCATCACGGTGCGCAGCGTGACGCTTTTGCCGGAGCCCGACTCGCCGATGAGCGCGACGACTTCGCCTTGCTGCAGTTGCAGGTCGACGCCGTTGACGGCCTCGATCTTTCTTCCGGGTGCGACGAAATTGACGCGCAGGTCTTTGAGCTCGACGGCGAGGCCGGCGACCTTGGTCGATGCGTCAGACATGCGCCGGCTCCGCTGTTGCGGCTGTCGCGGCTGTCGCAGCATGCAGCGCCGCGGGTTCCGGCATGTCCGGAAAGTCCGCCGTCGGCACATAGCCAGAGCCCGGCTGCCAGCGCAAACATGCCACGCCGTGGCCCGGCGCCGTCTCTGCAAAGGCCGGCATCTTCTGGCTGCACACCGCCTGCGCAAACGCGCATCGCGTGTGAAAGCGGCAACCCGATGGTGGATCGATCGGGTTCGGCGGATCGCCCGACAAAGGCGCCTCCGTCGTGCGCTGCATCGGATCGCCGCTCGGCATCGAGCGCAGCAGCGCGCGCGTGTACGGATGGCGCGGCGCATCGAACACCTGCGCCGATGTGCCGATCTCGACCACCTGGCCGAGGTACATCACCAGCACGCGGTCCGACATGTAGCGCACCACGTGCAGGTCGTGGCTGATGAAGAGATAGGTCAGGCCGAAGTCGCGCTTCAGGTCTTCGAGCAGGTTGAGCACCTGCGCCTCGACCGACTTGTCGAGGGCGGACACCGCCTCGTCGAGGATCACCAGCCGCGGCTCCAGCGCCAGCGCACGCGCGATGTTCACTCGCTGTCGCTGGCCGCCCGACAGCTCGTGCGGATAGCGCCCCGCGAAACGCGCCGGGTCGAGCCCGACGCGCGCCAGCAGGTCGTGCGCGCGGTTGAGCGCATCGCGGCCCGACACGCCGTGCACCGTCGGCCCGAAGGCGACCGAGTCCTCGATCGTCATGCGCGGGTTCAGCGACGAGTAGCTGTCCTGGAACACCATCTGCGTCTGGCGGCGGAAGTCGCGCAACGGCAGGTCGCGTGCGCCGACCGTCGCGCCATCGAAGACCAGCTCGCCGCTGTCCTGCGCGATGAGCTGCATCAGGATGCGTGCGGTGGTCGACTTGCCGCAGCCGGATTCGCCGACCACGCCCAGCGTTTCGCCCTTGAGAATTTCGAAGCTCACGCCATCGACTGCGCGCACCGCGGGGTGGGGTCCGCGTGCGAATCCGAAGCCGCCGCGCTTCAGTGGAAAGTGCTTTTTCAGGTCCTGCACGCGCATGAGCGGCTGGCGCGGCCCGCCGATGTCGGCATTGCTGCCGGGCTTAGTCACTGCTTCACCTCCATCGCCGCACGCAGCCCATCGGCCAGCATGTTGAACGACACCGAGGTCATGAAGATGAGCACGCCGGGAAGTGCAGCGATGAGCGGCTGGCTGTAGATGGCGGTGCGCAGGGTGTTGAGCATCAGACCCCATTCGGGTTGCGGCGGCTTCACGCCGAGCCCGAGAAACGACAGGCCCGAGGCCAGGATCATCGACACTGAAATGAGACTGGTCGCGTACACGAAGATCGGCCCGATCACGTTGCCGAAAACATGGCGCCGCACGATGGTGAAGGCCGGGGCGCCGGATGCGCGCGCCGCATCGACGTAGTCGCTGCGTCGCACTTGCGTGGTCACGCTCTCGGCGATTCGCGCGATCTGCGGCACGAAGACCACGGTGAGTGAAATGAGCGCGTTGGTGATGCCGGCGCCGAGCGCCCCCGACAGCGCGATGGCCAGCAGCACCGACGGAAACGCATACAGCACGTCGATGCACCGCATGATGATGGTGTTGACCTTGCCACCCGCGTAGCCGGCCAGGATCCCGACGCCGCTGCCGATCACAAAAGCCATGATCACCGGCGCGATTCCCATGAAGAGCGAGAGTCGGCCACCGAGCATCAGGCGCGACAGCATGTCGCGACCCAGCTCGTCGGTTCCCAGTGGAAAGCCGGCCGTGCCGACCGGTCGCAAGCGCTTGAACATCGATGTCGCGAACGGGTCGCTCGGCATGATCCACGGCGCCAGCAGTGCGACGAGGATCAGCAGCGCGATGATGCCGGCGGCGGTCATCGCGATCGGGTTGCGCACGAGGCGGCGCAATACGTTGGCGCCGTGGCTGGCGGAGCGCACGGCTGGTGTGAGCTGGACCGGCGGTGTGCCGGCCGTCGGGGAGCCAGGTGCGGTGACGGAAGTCGTCGACATGGCGTCAGGCCCTTTCGATGCGAGGATCGAAAAGCGTCTGCAAGACGTCGACCAGCAGATTGAGTGCAACGAAGAACAGTGCGAGCACGAGGATGGTTCCCTGCAGCAGCGGCAGGTCGCGCTGGAAGATCGCCTGGTTCAGCAGAAAGCCGGTGCCCGGCCA from Variovorax sp. PAMC28562 includes these protein-coding regions:
- a CDS encoding ABC transporter ATP-binding protein, coding for MSDASTKVAGLAVELKDLRVNFVAPGRKIEAVNGVDLQLQQGEVVALIGESGSGKSVTLRTVMRLHNERSTRITGKLEVNGQDVLGMSPRALSDMRGKEVAMIFQEPLLALDPVYTVGAQIIETIRRHAGASRSEAAARALALFEKVRIPSPQRRLSAYPHEMSGGMRQRAMIALALACNPKVLLADEPTTALDATVQIQILLLLRDLQRDLGLSVIFVTHDIGAAVEVADRIAVMYAGRIVEEGTARDLILTPRHPYTIALLKSRAEGAMARGVRLETIGGAPPDLSDLPPGCAFAARCALATDACRTAQPPSIEVAPGHHARCIHTDRAAAIAPVAPVAV
- a CDS encoding ABC transporter ATP-binding protein, yielding MRVQDLKKHFPLKRGGFGFARGPHPAVRAVDGVSFEILKGETLGVVGESGCGKSTTARILMQLIAQDSGELVFDGATVGARDLPLRDFRRQTQMVFQDSYSSLNPRMTIEDSVAFGPTVHGVSGRDALNRAHDLLARVGLDPARFAGRYPHELSGGQRQRVNIARALALEPRLVILDEAVSALDKSVEAQVLNLLEDLKRDFGLTYLFISHDLHVVRYMSDRVLVMYLGQVVEIGTSAQVFDAPRHPYTRALLRSMPSGDPMQRTTEAPLSGDPPNPIDPPSGCRFHTRCAFAQAVCSQKMPAFAETAPGHGVACLRWQPGSGYVPTADFPDMPEPAALHAATAATAATAEPAHV
- a CDS encoding ABC transporter permease, yielding MSTTSVTAPGSPTAGTPPVQLTPAVRSASHGANVLRRLVRNPIAMTAAGIIALLILVALLAPWIMPSDPFATSMFKRLRPVGTAGFPLGTDELGRDMLSRLMLGGRLSLFMGIAPVIMAFVIGSGVGILAGYAGGKVNTIIMRCIDVLYAFPSVLLAIALSGALGAGITNALISLTVVFVPQIARIAESVTTQVRRSDYVDAARASGAPAFTIVRRHVFGNVIGPIFVYATSLISVSMILASGLSFLGLGVKPPQPEWGLMLNTLRTAIYSQPLIAALPGVLIFMTSVSFNMLADGLRAAMEVKQ